A window from Anomalospiza imberbis isolate Cuckoo-Finch-1a 21T00152 chromosome 8, ASM3175350v1, whole genome shotgun sequence encodes these proteins:
- the NPS gene encoding neuropeptide S: MTQSLCRLNLVFTLWISVTLVCSGYPVGPSMSANPFYLTCQLYGKWDSCLVLLSSCLSKVGRGEELALGKPLLESPLHKRSFRNGVGAGIKKTSFRRAKS; this comes from the exons ATGACACAGAG TCTATGCAGGTTAAACTTGGTTTTCACCCTGTGGATCTCCGTGACATTGGTGTGCTCGGGTTACCCAGTTGGCCCTTCCATG AGTGCCAACCCTTTTTATTTGACCTGCCAGCTGTACGGGAAATGGGATTcgtgcctggtgctgctgagcagctgccTCTCCAAGGTGGGCAGGGGTGAGGAGCTGGCTCTTGGGAAGCCTCTCCTGGAGTCCCCTCTCCACAAAAGGTCCTTCCGCAACGGCGTTGGAGCGGGAATTAAAAAAACTTCCTTCCGAAGGGCAAAGTCCTGA